Proteins encoded within one genomic window of Triticum aestivum cultivar Chinese Spring chromosome 2D, IWGSC CS RefSeq v2.1, whole genome shotgun sequence:
- the LOC123052710 gene encoding ubiquinol-cytochrome-c reductase complex assembly factor 1 — protein sequence MSRWRAVASRLSAPHLLSRAFSKPPPLLPQPLSRTFSKAAASAAATSHSPSAASSAGPRPEVRLNSMFLSKPSSLALPPDSPLRAEDPHYEGIKRLMLTLLLFYSKQSKSIRGANAVYHRITSHVDKPDIYEVFQLEKTFKTTFSLLVLHMWLVLRRLKEEGKDGVKFGQYIYETYNHDVELRVSKAGVNLLLTKWMKELEKIFYGNIVKYDTAISPEASQDDLVNVIWRNVYADEGSEPMDAAATPAVQALARYTRREATCLSLTDKEALFSGNFKFTTVVPTVPSPVKQPSPAQ from the exons ATGTCGCGGTGGCGCGCCGTCGCATCCCGCCTCTCCGCCCCCCACCTCCTCTCCAGGGCCTTCTCCAAGCCTCCGCCGCTTCTTCCCCAGCCTCTGTCTAGGACCTTCTCCAAGgccgctgcctccgccgccgccacgtcgcacAGCCCTAGCGCGGCCTCCTCTGCCGGCCCGAGGCCCGAG GTCCGACTGAATTCTATGTTCCTGTCCAAGCCCTCTTCACTGGCATTGCCTCCTGATTCTCCTCTTAGAGCAGAAGATCCACACTATGAGGGAATTAAGCGCTTGATGCTCACGCTGCTGCTGTTCTACAGTAAGCAAAGCAAGTCCATCAGAGGAGCAAACGCTGTTTATCACCGCATCACTTCTCATGTTGACAAGCCTGATATCTATGAAG TGTTTCAGTTGGAGAAAACATTTAAAACAACATTTTCATTGCTTGTTCTCCATATGTGGCTCGTTCTACGTCGCTTGAAGGAAGAAGGAAAGGACGGTGTTAAATTTGGGCAGTACATCTATGAAACTTACAATCATGATGTGGAGCTCAGAGTTTCTAAGGCTGGG GTCAACTTGCTATTGACAAAATGGATGAAAGAGCTAGAAAAAATATTCTATGGGAACATTGTGAAATATGATACTGCAATAAGCCCAGAAGCAAGCCAGGATGATCTTGTAAATGTCATCTGGAG GAATGTGTACGCTGACGAAGGTTCAGAGCCTATGGACGCAGCTGCTACCCCTGCTGTCCAG GCACTGGCAAGATATACTCGGAGGGAGGCAACTTGCCTATCATTGACAG ATAAAGAAGCTTTGTTCTCTGGCAACTTCAAGTTTACGACCGTTGTGCCAACCGTCCCCAGCCCAGTGAAGCAACCGTCCCCAGCCCAGTGA